One Oncorhynchus masou masou isolate Uvic2021 chromosome 2, UVic_Omas_1.1, whole genome shotgun sequence genomic region harbors:
- the LOC135553523 gene encoding LOW QUALITY PROTEIN: SKI family transcriptional corepressor 1 homolog-B-like (The sequence of the model RefSeq protein was modified relative to this genomic sequence to represent the inferred CDS: inserted 2 bases in 2 codons): MESIPNQQPAGRDSSSSPSSKQDVQPFSSPISLKPNQVSETALYGVHIVSLVIDGQERLCLAQISNTLLKNYSYNEIHNRRVALGITCVQCTPVQLEILRRAGAMPISSRRCGMITKREAERLCKSFLGAHNPPKLPENFAFDVSHECAWGSRGSFIPARYNSSRAKCIKCTYCNMYFSPNKFIFHSHRTPESKYTQPDAANFNSWRRHLKLTDKSSSDDVAHAWEDVKAMFNGGSRKRTLPMSGSSMSSPLKSHSTSNPTQRSSPEVPHKTLRCDEDRGRPNISLSNGVRNYPVIPVPSKSFGMLQKIQPPLXPHPYGFPAFGLCQKKDDGVGETNKTNVSGVFWPGAKDSIYPSFPMFWPTAGGLPMPPYQQSPPKPPTELLSVRQSDLELSDQSDRCANTPKDSFQDSERCSSSQSTRNDEDKSGDEARSTEGLPTTPRKINYISAFRPVVKDAESIAKLYGNRDTYSGVRSGYLSPDFVSESSSYRSMSPDVDSVDDPDVDVESNRAHEDEESVQLSVEDRQSPXPLNSAHSGPEDSRELGTSPEPQPEDPHSGSSDDERQGGQVSERHDTPVYEVYTHEKDGHMPLNGPSTFGSKHSSPLRSNGVLHVSDPHKQRSPTREDVPQRAYQDQAKESPPCDGALRQHDVSRVHEKDIENMAKEELQKQLVEQVELRKKLEREFQSLKDNFQDQMKRELSYREEMVQQLHIVRDTLCSELDQERKARYAIQQKLKEAHDALHHFSCKMLTPRHCTGACTFKPPLLPP, from the exons ATGGAGTCGATACCCAATCAACAACCAGCGGGACGAGACTCCAGCTCTTCCCCCAGCTCCAAGCAGGACGTTCAGCccttctccagccccatctcccTGAAGCCTAACCAAGTCAGCGAGACCGCGTTGTATGGAGTGCACATCGTGTCTTTGGTCATAGATGGCCAGGAAAGACTTTGCTTGGCGCAGATATCCAACACATTGCTAAAGAACTACAGTTACAACGAAATCCATAACCGACGCGTTGCTCTTGGAATCACCTGCGTCCAGTGCACGCCCGTCCAGCTCGAGATACTGAGGCGCGCTGGCGCCATGCCAATCTCCTCGCGGCGCTGCGGTATGATCACTAAGCGGGAGGCGGAGAGGCTATGTAAATCATTCCTCGGTGCTCACAACCCACCAAAGCTACCGGAAAATTTCGCTTTTGATGTCTCTCATGAATGCGCGTGGGGAAGCAGAGGTAGCTTCATACCTGCCAGGTATAACAGCTCGAGGGCCAAGTGCATTAAATGCACATATTGTAACATGTATTTTTCCCCGAATAAATTCATATTCCACTCCCATCGCACTCCCGAGTCCAAGTATACACAGCCAGACGCAGCAAACTTCAATTCGTGGAGGCGCCATCTCAAACTAACAGACAAAAGCTCGTCGGATGATGTTGCCCACGCGTGGGAGGATGTTAAAGCGATGTTCAACGGGGGAAGTCGTAAGAGGACGCTACCTATGAGTGGGTCATCCATGTCCTCTCCTTTGAAGTCACATTCCACCAGTAACCCAACCCAAAGAAGTTCCCCAGAGGTACCCCATAAAACGTTGCGCTGTGACGAAGACCGAGGTAGGCCTAACATCAGTCTGTCAAATGGCGTCCGGAACTACCCGGTTATCCCTGTGCCCAGTAAGAGCTTTGGGATGCTTCAAAAGATCCAGCCACCGC TTCCCCACCCGTATGGATTCCCTGCGTTTGGACTGTGTCAAAAGAAGGACGACGGAGTGGGAGAGACAAATAAAACCAACGTGTCGGGTGTCTTTTGGCCAGGAGCAAAGGACAGTATCTATCCCTCTTTCCCGATGTTTTGGCCAACAGCAGGTGGCCTGCCGATGCCACCGTATCAACAGTCACCACCCAAACCACCCACAGAGCTCTTAAGTGTCAGACAGAGTGACCTCGAGTTATCGGATCAAAGTGACCGGTGCGCAAACACACCTAAGGATAGCTTTCAAGACAGCGAACGGTGCTCCAGCTCACAATCCACCCGGAACGACGAGGATAAATCCGGGGATGAGGCCCGGTCAACGGAAGGACTCCCCACAACTCCACGGAAGATAAATTACATCTCTGCGTTCAGACCTGTAGTGAAAGACGCCGAAAGCATTGCAAAGCTATACGGCAACAGGGACACGTACAGCGGTGTGCGCTCTGGTTACCTATCGCCAGATTTCGTGAGTGAAAGTTCTAGCTATAGGTCTATGTCCCCGGATGTGGATAGCGTGGACGACCCAGACGTTGACGTGGAGTCAAACAGGGCACACGAGGATGAAGAGTCAGTCCAACTGTCAGTGGAGGACCGTCAGAGTC CGCCCCTCAACTCAGCCCATTCCGGGCCTGAAGATAGTCGAGAGCTGGGGACAAGTCCAGAACCACAACCGGAAGATCCCCACTCCGGGTCCTCTGATGACGAGAGGCAGGGTGGACAGGTGTCAGAGCGCCATGATACACCGGTGTACGAA GTGTACACACATGAAAAGGATGGACACATGCCTCTGAACGGTCCATCTACGTTTGGATCAAAACATAGCAGCCCATTGCGATCGAACG GTGTACTCCATGTTTCCGACCCACATAAACAACGTTCTCCTACAAGAGAGGACGTTCCACAGAGAGCCTATCAGGACCAAGCAAAGGAAAGCCCACCAT GCGATGGGGCATTACGTCAGCATGACGTCAGTAGGGTCCACGAAAAAGATATCGAAAACATGGCTAAAG AGGAACTTCAGAAACAGCTTGTCGAACAAGTGGAGCTCAGAAAAAAGTTGGAACGCGAATTTCAAAGTTTAAAAG ATAATTTTCAGGACCAAATGAAGAGGGAACTGTCCTACAGAGAAGAGATGGTCCAACAACTTCATATTGTCCGAG ACACTTTGTGCAGCGAGTTGGATCAAGAAAGAAAGGCGCGTTATGCAATACAACAGAAGCTAAAAG AAGCTCATGACGCCCTGCACCATTTCTCCTGCAAGATGCTGACCCCTCGCCACTGTACTGGAGCCTGTACTTTCAAACCCCCTCTGCTGCCTCCATAA